GATTACGTAACTTACGCGGAGATGGGTGGCGTTGAGAAGAAAAAGATTGTTGGGTCGTACGTCATTCGGAATGCCCTCCTTCCTCAACTAACTGCACTAGCTATGGTCCTGGGTGGAGTGTTTTCAGGAACCGTCATCACGGAAGAAGTATTTGGTTACCCTGGGTTAGGCAGACTTCTAATTCAGGCCATCGATATGGGTGATTACGTATTAGTCGTTGCTGTTGGTTCTATCTCGGTAGCAGCGGTCGCAACGTCAATCTTCGTTATTGACCTCCTCTATCCTCTCCTTGATCCGAGAGTGAGGGCGAATTAAGCTAATGGCTTTCTTTACTGTTGTTCGTGACTTACTTCGTTATAACCGTGAGTTCCTGATCGGTTTTGTTTTCCTCAGCATTATAATTATTTACTCCCTACTATCGTTCTTTTCGCCCGTTGATCCTTTAGATACTTATGTTGTTTGGCCTGACATAGCTCCTTCGGCTGAACATTGGTTCGGCACTACTTCTCGCGGTCAGGATCTGTTCTGGCGGTTGAGCCTAGCATTCCGCAATACCCTCGTTTTCGGCATCATGGTATCCGGAATGAGTCGAGTCATCTCAATCACCGTGGGTCTCGTGTCCGGTTACGTTGGTGGCCTGACCGACCGGATTCTGATGATCATTAACGACGTTTTCGTCACGCTGCCCATCTTCCCACTACTACTGGTCATCTATTTCATTGTTGGGAATGCTCTCAATACCTACACCCTAGCGATAATGATGGCTTTACTAGGCTGGCCCTTCGACGCGCGCCTGATACGATCAATCACGCTTGGTTTGCGCCACCGAGAATTCACGCGACATGCTGTGTTTTCCGGCATGAGTGCCAGGAAAATCATGTTCGAAGAGCACCTGCCGTACGTCATGCCCATCGTCCTAACAACCGCCATGGCCAACATGTTGTGGGCCATTGGTTTCGAAGTCACACTAGCGGTCCTAGGTTTCACTAACCTATCAATCCCAACTATAGGCACGGTCATTTACTGGGCGAATAACCACTCGTCCATGATGGTGGGTCATTGGTGGTGGATTGTCTTTCCAGTAGTCGGTCTCGTCATAATGTTCCTCGGACTGTACTTAGTTGCGGTGTCCATCAACGAATACATCGACCCGAGATCACGCCTTCGTAGGATGGGTAACTAAATGACTACAGGACCTGACAGTACTGCGGTTGGACAAAACGATAATCCCCTAACACTGACTAATCTGAAGGCGTACTACTTAACAAGTTACTTTGGGGTGGAGCGCGAAGTGCGCGCAGTTGATGACATTTCACTCTCAATTCGTCGTAACGAAGTGTACGGCATAGCAGGGGAAAGCTCCTCAGGAAAAACCACCCTCATTAAGACTTTTGCTGGTGCAGTACGCCCCCCACTCAAGATCGTCAGTGGATCAATAAAGTACCAATTTGGTGACTTAGAGTTAGACCCCCAAGCAGTATCCGAGGAAGAACTCAACCAAATTCGGTGGGCCCACGTGTCTTACATCATGCAGGGCTCAATGAGTGTACTTAATCCAGTGCGGCGTATTAATAAGAGTTTTAAAGACTTTGCGTTTAAGCACATGGGTTTGTCCGAGTCAGGATTTTGGGAGGCAGTAACAGCACACCTCGCTCGTCTTGACTTGGTTCCTGAGGTACTCAAAGCTTATCCACATGAGTTATCTGGCGGTATGCGTCAACGCGTGTGCATAGCTCTGGCTACTGTTTGCCAACCTGATTTCATTATTGCTGACGAACCCACAACGGCACTTGACGTGGTTGTACAGAAGGACGTCCTGGCGATGCTTGATGAGATCCGCAGGTCACTACAATCCTCCGTAGTTTTTGTCACGCACGACATGAGCGTGCACGCGAACATGGCAGATCGTATTGGCATTATGTACGCTGGCCGCATAGTAGAGGAAGGGCCTACCCGCACGCTCTTCACCGCCCCGAAACACCCTTACACTGCGCATCTGGTATCTAGTTTGCCGCGTATTGGTGACACCAGCCGCAAGCCAGCTCTGGAGGGACGACCACCGAACCTTTCCGACCCACCAACCGGTTGTAGATTCCACCCGCGTTGCCCCTTAGCTATTGACAAATGCACCACTGAAGTCCCACCGTTAGAGGTGGTAGGTGATGATCACCGGTCAGCCTGCTGGCGTAGTGACGACGTCACACCACTCACGACGATCAACGAATTAGAATCCGAGGGACGAGCATGAGCGCGATCCTCGAAATTAATCACGTCTCAAAACGTTTCGCTATGGGCGGCGTGTTCTCCCGCTCGTACGTTGAGGCGGTTGTGGACGCTAGTTTCACTATTGAGGAGGGACAGCCTGAGGTGTTCACCATAGTTGGTGAGTCCGGCTCTGGTAAAACTACGCTAGCCCGCATGATCCTGGGTCTTGAAGAACCGAGTTCAGGGGAACTCCGACTTGGTGGCCAACTGATCGGTGGTAAGCGTAACCGAGCAGCCCGTCTCGAATTCATGCGGCACGTCCAACCCGTCTTCCAAAACCCATTCGAGGCGTTTAACCCACTAAAGCACGTAGATCGATACCTTGAGGCTAGCGCTAGAGTTCTACTGGGCGCCAAAGAAGACGATGAGGTAGACGCTGCAATGGACGAGGCCCTCCAGAAGGTTGGTTTGAGCCTCGCGGAAATCCGAGGACGATACGGACACGAGCTGTCCGGGGGTCAGTTGCAACGCGTAGCTATAGCCCGAGCATTAATACCTAACCCCGAGATTCTCATTGCTGATGAACCAGTCTCAATGGTGGATGCTTCACTACGCATGTCTATCGTAAACCTCTTACGTGACTTAAGAGATAACTTTAATGTCACCGTTCTTTACATTACTCATGACCTTGCAACCGCTTACTACATTTCTGATCGCCTTGCCATCATGCAGAAGGGCTACATCGTGGAGATGGGCCCAGCCCAAACGATCCTCGAATCTCCTGAACACCCTTACGCTCAGCTACTCAAGGATTCTGTCCTTTCCGTAGCGGACGCCGGCAAAGCAAAAGTAGAAGCTCCCGACCGTAGTCTCGCCCAGAAAGCCTCCGAACAATCAGGTACAGGAACGCTAGTGGCAGGTTCAGGCGGCCGGGTTGTAAGGCGTGTGGGCCAAGAGTAGTAAAAGAGTAAATCAGATGTGCCGGTAGGTAAGAACCACTCCGTATCCAAAGACTCCTCTATCAAAATAATGTATTGCTGCGTAGTGTCCCAGAAAAATCACGAAGTTTAGTCCATGCATCCCGAAACCCTCAGTAGCGATTAATTAATTACTCTTAAGATCGTTAAGGAGTGAGGTTGAAGCTCAACGACACCCTCCTCGCAGGTCACTGATACTTCTTCTGGAGTTACTCGGTCAGGTTGTTCAACATCGTTGTAAGAATCAGCACTGTCCCCACGAAGGATAGTCGCTCCGTAATTACCATCAAGCACTTTCCCCTCAACAACTAAACGGCACGAAACTTTTTCAGTAGGATGGCGATTCACGAGCGCAATGGACCAGGAATCACCAACGTCGTTAACAGTCACGACACTATCGAAAACAGGGATAGATTTAGAGTCATGCGATAGTAAATCGGAAGTAACATCAGTTTCAACAACAC
This genomic interval from Trueperaceae bacterium contains the following:
- a CDS encoding ABC transporter ATP-binding protein; amino-acid sequence: MSAILEINHVSKRFAMGGVFSRSYVEAVVDASFTIEEGQPEVFTIVGESGSGKTTLARMILGLEEPSSGELRLGGQLIGGKRNRAARLEFMRHVQPVFQNPFEAFNPLKHVDRYLEASARVLLGAKEDDEVDAAMDEALQKVGLSLAEIRGRYGHELSGGQLQRVAIARALIPNPEILIADEPVSMVDASLRMSIVNLLRDLRDNFNVTVLYITHDLATAYYISDRLAIMQKGYIVEMGPAQTILESPEHPYAQLLKDSVLSVADAGKAKVEAPDRSLAQKASEQSGTGTLVAGSGGRVVRRVGQE
- a CDS encoding ABC transporter ATP-binding protein → MTTGPDSTAVGQNDNPLTLTNLKAYYLTSYFGVEREVRAVDDISLSIRRNEVYGIAGESSSGKTTLIKTFAGAVRPPLKIVSGSIKYQFGDLELDPQAVSEEELNQIRWAHVSYIMQGSMSVLNPVRRINKSFKDFAFKHMGLSESGFWEAVTAHLARLDLVPEVLKAYPHELSGGMRQRVCIALATVCQPDFIIADEPTTALDVVVQKDVLAMLDEIRRSLQSSVVFVTHDMSVHANMADRIGIMYAGRIVEEGPTRTLFTAPKHPYTAHLVSSLPRIGDTSRKPALEGRPPNLSDPPTGCRFHPRCPLAIDKCTTEVPPLEVVGDDHRSACWRSDDVTPLTTINELESEGRA
- a CDS encoding peptide ABC transporter, with the protein product MAFFTVVRDLLRYNREFLIGFVFLSIIIIYSLLSFFSPVDPLDTYVVWPDIAPSAEHWFGTTSRGQDLFWRLSLAFRNTLVFGIMVSGMSRVISITVGLVSGYVGGLTDRILMIINDVFVTLPIFPLLLVIYFIVGNALNTYTLAIMMALLGWPFDARLIRSITLGLRHREFTRHAVFSGMSARKIMFEEHLPYVMPIVLTTAMANMLWAIGFEVTLAVLGFTNLSIPTIGTVIYWANNHSSMMVGHWWWIVFPVVGLVIMFLGLYLVAVSINEYIDPRSRLRRMGN